A window of Helicobacter pylori genomic DNA:
TTTAGCTTTGCATGGGGTTTTTCTCAACGCTTTTGAGTATCAAGTGAGTGCAAGAGTGGGATCGTTTTCGCGCATCGCTTTCAATCAGTCTGTTATCAATTCCAAAAAAGGGATTTATCCTACAGGGAGTTATGTAACCACTACTGGGGCTTTACAATTTGATTTTAGTTTGCTCCCTAAAGGGATTGAAAACCACAAACTGGGTTTTGGGGTGGGGGGTGAAATAGGAGCGTTAGCGTATGATTCCACGAAGTTTTTGATTGATGAAGCCAACCCTAAGGCAGGATTTCAGCCAGCGAACTGGTATTACATGGGGCGATGGGAGGGCTATTTGATGCAATATAGCCAAAAATGGACCAGAGAGCAAAAGGCTCAAAACGCCAGGCCTTATGTGTTATACAATTTGTATTTAGATTATCAATATAAGGATATTTTTGGGATTAAATTAGGGCGTTACCCTTCTAAGGCTTTGTTTTTGAGCGGGTTTAATCAAGGGTTTGAGCTTTTTTACCAATGGAAAAAATTTAGGATAGTGTGGTTTAGCACCTTTGGAAGGGCTTTAGCCAATGAGCAATACATCAGAGATTTTTACGCCCCTGTCAATTACAAGCAAAAAATCAACTACGGCATGCACAATGTCAACCTCATTTATGAAAATAAATACATTAGAGTCGCGCCTTTTATTTGGTTTTACCCTAAGAATTTTAACGCTCCCGGATTTGAAATCACCCATGACACAAAGTCTTATTGGAAATCTCTTTGGCGCATCCAAACGACTTTTTACGCATGGTTTCCTCTCTATAGCGATTATTTGTCCAAAGATTATTACAGAGCCGCTTTAATAGGCAAAAAAAGCGCGAGTTTGTTTGTTTTTCAAAGAATCAATTTCCGCTCTTATCGTTTTGGCTGGAGCGTGTATAAGAATTTTGGGAATGCAAGTGCTCAATTAGGCTGGAACGGCTCACCCATTGATCCCTTTTATGACACCAAAGATGACACCCCTTATGAAGACGCTTATTCTAATTTTTACAACGCCAATTCCATGACGCTTAACGCTTTTGTAGGAAAGAGCATTAGAAATCTTTCGGTGCAATTGTATGGGAAATTGACCTTTTCCCCAAGGGCTGATGCGCAAAGCCTAGGGGTTACGCTCAAATATAATATTAAAAAACATATCTATTTCATGCTAATGTTTAATGGCTATCAAATCACGATGCATAAGGGTTATAAAGTGGGGTTTTTTGCAAGCGGTTACAACCCTGATTTCGCTCAAACCATTCAAAACAGAAGCTATTTTATGAGTTCCATGAGCTATCGTTTTTAAGAAATTAAAAATCCTTTCATGCGATTTTTTAAACCATAGCATGCCCCTTTTAAGCACGCTTTTATTGTATAATCTCAAAAA
This region includes:
- a CDS encoding outer membrane family protein codes for the protein MLNQKVWLGFLALHGVFLNAFEYQVSARVGSFSRIAFNQSVINSKKGIYPTGSYVTTTGALQFDFSLLPKGIENHKLGFGVGGEIGALAYDSTKFLIDEANPKAGFQPANWYYMGRWEGYLMQYSQKWTREQKAQNARPYVLYNLYLDYQYKDIFGIKLGRYPSKALFLSGFNQGFELFYQWKKFRIVWFSTFGRALANEQYIRDFYAPVNYKQKINYGMHNVNLIYENKYIRVAPFIWFYPKNFNAPGFEITHDTKSYWKSLWRIQTTFYAWFPLYSDYLSKDYYRAALIGKKSASLFVFQRINFRSYRFGWSVYKNFGNASAQLGWNGSPIDPFYDTKDDTPYEDAYSNFYNANSMTLNAFVGKSIRNLSVQLYGKLTFSPRADAQSLGVTLKYNIKKHIYFMLMFNGYQITMHKGYKVGFFASGYNPDFAQTIQNRSYFMSSMSYRF